In the genome of Variibacter gotjawalensis, one region contains:
- a CDS encoding MFS transporter, producing the protein MPAFIYIVAAVAFTATLFVRMTDPIVPQIALDLRVDVQSAALLGTAFALPWALLQPLLGPVGDLVGKARVITVCLAILSVAGLAGAFAPTFPLLLTTRIISGMAAGGVFPVAIALISDRVAMQTRQIAISRLILGSVTGMLAGSLFAGILADFVSWRGIFFLVAACNAIAAFAAWYWLDDGPDFTPHFNIAEALANYGKVFSNPLSKFCFGAVFVEGLVIYGIFPYIALLLTRIGETRASIAGVVVASFGIGGILYALMVSRVIGRAGPRGLMIGGGLLAGAALITLAALPPWQVQAVALMSLGLGFFALHASIQTQMTELAPEARGTTVAMHSFFYFLGQALGPIVYLAGFRLIDAPLALLAGGVAIIAVGLITPRLILPARA; encoded by the coding sequence ATGCCCGCCTTCATCTACATCGTGGCCGCCGTAGCGTTCACCGCGACGCTGTTCGTGCGCATGACCGACCCGATCGTGCCGCAGATCGCGCTCGACCTGCGCGTCGACGTGCAAAGCGCGGCACTGCTCGGTACCGCCTTCGCGCTCCCGTGGGCGCTGCTGCAGCCGCTGCTCGGCCCGGTCGGCGATCTCGTCGGCAAGGCGCGGGTGATCACGGTGTGCCTCGCGATCCTGTCCGTCGCGGGCCTCGCGGGCGCCTTCGCGCCGACCTTTCCGCTGCTGCTGACGACGCGCATCATCTCCGGTATGGCGGCGGGCGGCGTGTTCCCGGTCGCCATCGCGCTGATCTCGGATCGTGTCGCGATGCAGACGCGGCAGATTGCGATCAGCCGCCTGATACTCGGCAGCGTCACCGGCATGCTTGCCGGATCGCTGTTCGCCGGCATTCTCGCCGACTTCGTCAGCTGGCGCGGCATCTTCTTTCTTGTTGCGGCCTGCAATGCGATTGCGGCTTTCGCGGCCTGGTACTGGCTCGACGATGGCCCCGATTTCACGCCGCACTTCAACATTGCGGAAGCGCTCGCGAATTACGGGAAAGTCTTCTCGAACCCGCTGTCGAAATTCTGCTTCGGCGCGGTCTTTGTCGAAGGCCTCGTGATCTACGGCATTTTTCCGTACATCGCGCTGCTGCTGACGCGCATCGGCGAGACGCGCGCGTCGATCGCCGGCGTCGTCGTCGCGAGCTTCGGCATCGGCGGAATTCTCTACGCCTTGATGGTGTCGCGCGTCATCGGCCGCGCCGGTCCGCGCGGGTTGATGATCGGCGGTGGTTTGCTGGCGGGCGCCGCGCTGATCACGCTCGCGGCGCTGCCGCCGTGGCAGGTGCAGGCTGTCGCGCTGATGAGCCTAGGCCTCGGCTTCTTCGCGCTTCACGCCTCGATCCAGACGCAGATGACGGAGCTCGCGCCGGAAGCGCGCGGCACCACGGTCGCGATGCACTCGTTCTTCTATTTTCTCGGCCAAGCGCTCGGCCCGATCGTCTATCTCGCGGGCTTCCGCCTGATCGACGCGCCGCTCGCGCTTTTGGCCGGTGGCGTCGCGATTATCGCGGTCGGCCTCATCACGCCGCGCCTGATCTTGCCGGCGCGCGCCTAG
- a CDS encoding AtuA-related protein — protein sequence MKLRDLAHSRTGDKGDTSNISVIAYDPQDYEHLREHVTVERVRAHFGDIVQGDVTRYELPNIGALNFVLKGTLRGGVTRSLALDAHGKALSSALLDMEMPER from the coding sequence ATGAAGCTTCGCGATTTGGCCCACTCGCGCACCGGCGACAAGGGCGACACGTCCAACATCTCGGTGATCGCTTACGATCCGCAGGACTATGAGCATCTGCGCGAACACGTGACAGTCGAGCGCGTCCGCGCGCATTTCGGCGACATCGTTCAGGGCGACGTCACGCGCTACGAACTACCGAACATCGGCGCGCTGAATTTCGTGCTCAAAGGCACGCTGCGGGGCGGCGTCACGCGTTCGCTCGCGCTCGATGCACATGGGAAGGCGCTGAGTTCCGCCCTGCTCGATATGGAGATGCCGGAGCGCTAG
- a CDS encoding acyclic terpene utilization AtuA family protein produces the protein MKTIRIGAGAGYAGDRIEPAVELAEKGQLDYLVFECLAERTIALAQQAKLKDPKQGYDPLLEARFRAVLPLCRANQVRVVTNMGAANPIAAAEKARAVAQALGLKGLKIAAITGDDVLDAAHGEALDIGGTVHSLGNKVVSANAYTGAAPIAAALAAGADVVITGRAADPAMFLGCCVHEFGWAMDDWPMLGRGTVVGHLLECAGQITGGYFADPGLKDIPGLARLGFPIGEVSEDGTVVITKVPGSGGAVTSRTVKEQLLYEVQDPKQYFQPDVVADFSDVSVEEIGPDRVRVTGGNGAAKTKMLKTSVGYVDSFVGEGQISYAGPGAVERGRLALDIVRERLELTSVKTTELRFDLIGVDSLHGARLGAGSEPYEVRVRVIGRTESMEEAIRVGNEVETLYTNGPAGGGGAWKNAREIVAVASTFVPEAAFQPQTTMLEA, from the coding sequence ATGAAAACAATCCGTATAGGGGCCGGCGCAGGGTATGCGGGTGACCGTATCGAACCGGCCGTGGAACTCGCCGAAAAGGGCCAACTCGACTACCTGGTGTTCGAGTGCCTCGCCGAACGCACCATCGCGCTGGCGCAGCAGGCCAAACTGAAAGACCCGAAACAAGGCTATGACCCGCTGCTGGAGGCGCGATTCCGCGCCGTGCTGCCGCTCTGCCGCGCCAACCAAGTGCGGGTCGTCACCAACATGGGCGCGGCGAACCCCATCGCGGCTGCCGAGAAGGCCCGCGCGGTGGCCCAGGCTCTCGGGCTCAAGGGTCTCAAGATCGCGGCGATCACGGGCGACGATGTGCTCGATGCCGCGCACGGCGAAGCACTCGACATCGGCGGCACCGTGCATTCGCTCGGCAACAAGGTCGTCTCGGCGAATGCTTATACGGGTGCGGCGCCGATCGCGGCGGCTTTGGCTGCGGGCGCGGACGTCGTCATCACCGGGCGCGCGGCGGACCCCGCGATGTTCCTCGGCTGCTGCGTGCATGAATTCGGCTGGGCGATGGATGACTGGCCGATGCTCGGGCGCGGCACGGTCGTCGGGCATCTGCTCGAATGCGCCGGCCAAATCACGGGCGGCTATTTCGCCGATCCGGGCCTCAAGGACATTCCTGGACTGGCGCGGCTCGGTTTCCCGATCGGCGAAGTGAGCGAGGACGGGACTGTGGTCATAACTAAAGTCCCGGGCTCCGGCGGAGCAGTTACGAGCCGCACCGTGAAGGAGCAACTGCTCTACGAGGTGCAGGACCCGAAGCAGTATTTCCAGCCCGATGTCGTGGCGGATTTCTCTGATGTCTCCGTTGAGGAAATTGGACCGGATCGCGTGCGCGTCACCGGCGGCAATGGCGCCGCGAAGACCAAGATGCTGAAAACCTCGGTCGGTTATGTCGACAGCTTCGTCGGCGAAGGCCAGATCTCATATGCGGGTCCCGGCGCGGTCGAGCGCGGACGGCTCGCGCTCGATATCGTGCGTGAGCGACTTGAGCTGACCAGCGTCAAGACGACGGAACTGCGCTTCGATCTCATCGGTGTCGACTCGCTGCATGGAGCAAGGCTCGGCGCGGGCAGCGAACCTTACGAGGTGCGCGTGCGCGTCATCGGCCGTACGGAGTCGATGGAGGAAGCGATCCGCGTCGGCAACGAGGTCGAGACGCTCTACACCAACGGCCCGGCGGGCGGCGGCGGCGCGTGGAAGAACGCACGCGAGATCGTCGCGGTCGCGTCGACTTTCGTTCCCGAGGCTGCCTTCCAGCCGCAGACGACGATGCTGGAGGCGTGA
- the thiO gene encoding glycine oxidase ThiO yields the protein MQGTSKAGTKHVAIIGAGVSGLGIGWRLAQRGFAVTVFDKGVAGSGATYAAAGMLAACSEAEPGEEALIALGRESQKRWPDFAAEVEAASGLSVDLRREGTLLVALTADDQARLTHDLGFQKGLGLPLEWISAGAARKREPHLGSRLAGALWSPEDTQVDNRKLGAALRVAAERAGVVLRENTAVKSITSERGRVTGIELADGEKIAADHVVLAAGAWSRQIEGIPAEARPPVRPIKGQMIALQMDPRAPLMTHVVWAPGVYMVPRRDGRLLLGATVEEKGFDTTMTAGGMLTLLEAAWRAVPAIEELPIAETWVGHRPGSRDDAPILGAGPLDGLTYATGHHRNGILLTPVTADLVAQLVVDGKADPLLQPFGMGRFEPRSQAAE from the coding sequence ATGCAAGGGACTTCCAAAGCCGGGACGAAGCACGTCGCCATCATTGGCGCCGGCGTATCCGGGCTTGGCATCGGCTGGCGGCTCGCGCAGCGCGGGTTCGCGGTTACCGTTTTCGACAAGGGCGTGGCCGGAAGCGGCGCGACTTATGCGGCGGCCGGCATGCTGGCGGCCTGTTCCGAAGCCGAGCCCGGCGAGGAAGCGCTCATCGCGCTCGGCCGCGAGAGCCAGAAACGCTGGCCGGATTTCGCCGCCGAAGTTGAAGCAGCCTCCGGTCTATCGGTGGACCTCCGCCGAGAAGGCACGCTGCTCGTCGCGCTCACCGCCGACGATCAGGCGCGCCTGACCCACGATCTCGGCTTCCAGAAAGGCCTAGGCCTGCCGCTCGAGTGGATTTCCGCGGGAGCCGCCCGCAAGCGCGAGCCGCATCTGGGTTCCCGTCTCGCCGGCGCGCTGTGGTCGCCCGAGGACACGCAGGTCGACAACCGCAAACTCGGCGCTGCGCTACGCGTCGCGGCCGAACGCGCGGGCGTCGTGCTGCGCGAGAACACGGCGGTCAAAAGCATCACCAGCGAGCGCGGCCGCGTCACCGGCATCGAACTTGCCGACGGCGAGAAGATCGCGGCCGATCACGTGGTGCTCGCGGCCGGTGCATGGTCGCGGCAGATCGAAGGCATTCCGGCCGAAGCGCGTCCGCCCGTGCGCCCGATTAAAGGCCAGATGATCGCGCTGCAGATGGACCCGCGTGCGCCATTGATGACCCACGTCGTCTGGGCGCCCGGCGTCTACATGGTGCCGCGCCGCGATGGCCGCTTGCTGCTTGGCGCGACCGTCGAGGAGAAGGGCTTCGATACGACAATGACGGCGGGCGGCATGCTGACGTTGCTTGAAGCCGCATGGCGCGCCGTGCCGGCGATCGAGGAGTTGCCGATCGCCGAGACGTGGGTCGGTCACCGGCCGGGCAGTCGTGACGACGCGCCGATCCTCGGCGCCGGTCCGCTCGACGGACTGACCTACGCGACCGGCCATCACCGCAACGGCATCCTGCTGACGCCGGTGACCGCCGACCTCGTCGCGCAGCTTGTCGTTGATGGCAAGGCCGATCCGCTGCTGCAGCCGTTCGGGATGGGACGATTTGAACCGCGCTCTCAAGCCGCGGAGTAG
- the thiS gene encoding sulfur carrier protein ThiS, with the protein MMTTINVNGEAQNLSAETLAALLAEKGIEGSRGLAVALNGAVVPRANWPSTKLNAGDDVEIVHAKQGG; encoded by the coding sequence ATGATGACGACGATCAACGTGAATGGCGAAGCGCAGAATCTGTCGGCCGAAACGCTGGCCGCGCTGCTCGCCGAGAAAGGCATCGAAGGCAGTCGCGGGCTCGCGGTCGCGCTCAACGGCGCCGTGGTGCCGCGCGCGAATTGGCCGTCGACCAAACTCAACGCCGGTGACGATGTCGAAATCGTCCACGCCAAGCAGGGCGGCTAA